In the genome of Candidatus Kapaibacterium sp., the window CAATCAATGGTAGCGTGCACCACGATGGATATATTATCAATACTCCGAAAAAGACGCAAACAAATTGACGAGCTCCAAGTGGATGTTTCGAGCACACGAGCAGAAAGCCACCCAAAAGTATTCACGCACGTAACGATGAATTTCCGCCTCATCAGCCCCGATGCGGAATTAGCAGACTTAAACCGTGCATTAGAACTGTCCCACAAAAACTATTGCAGCGCCTCTGCAATGTTCCAACGTTCCGGCTGCACAGTAGAATGGACAGGAGTGGTGGAGAAGAAGGGGTGATATTCGGACATTGGTAATAAAAAATAGCCCACAAATTTCTTCGTGGGCTATGATAAATATTTTCAATCGCAAATCTTAATCAATGTATTCCAATTTGGCTGTGAAATGGCGAAGGAATTTGGTTTCGTATAGCAAACGCATTTTTTTCAATTTGGTGCGATTCTTATAAACTTCTTCGCAAGCTTCGGCAACGTAATCGGTGTGTGCTTGTGTGTAAACACGTCTCGGGATTGCAAGTCTGACAAGTTCCATTGGTGGTCCGATATGGTTGCCGTTCTGGTCGCTTCTGCCAAACATCAGCGAGCCAATTTCGACGGAACGAATGCCGCCAACTAAGTACAATTCGCATAGGATAGCTTGAGCAGGGAAAAATTCGGGCGCAATATGTGGAGTAAAGCGTTTGGCATCCAAATAGACGGCATGACCGCCTGTGGGCACCAAAATCGGCACACCCGATTCGATTAGCTTGTTGCCCAAATACTTAATTTGCCCGATTCTATATTCCAAATAATGTTCGTCCATCACTTCTACGAACCCTTGAGCTAATGCTTCGAGGTCGCGGCGAGTCATACCACCGTATGTGATGAATCCTTCAGTGATTATCAACAATGATTGGGCTTGTTCGGCTAAGGCATCATCGTTTGTAGCCAAAAATCCGCCGGTATTGGATAGTCCGTCTTTTTTGGCAGACATTGTTGCGCCATCAGCGTAGGAAAACATTTCGTTGCAAATTTCTTTGATTGGTTTGTCGGCATATCCCGCTTCACGAGTTTTGATGAAATAAGCATTTTCGGCAAAACGACAGCAATCGAGGTAGAATGGAATGCCATTTTCGCGACAAAGTTGACTTACTTCTCTTATATTTTGCATCGAAACAGGCTGTCCACCGCCACTATTGTTAGTGATTGTGAGCATACAAACGGGAATATTTTCTTTCCCGCGTTGTTGGATGTAAGCTTTCAATCTATCAACGTCCATGTTGCCTTTGAAAGGTGCTTCCAATTCCGGAATTAAACCATTTTCGACCGGAAAATCAAGAGCTTCGATACCATTATATTCAATATTTCCACGTGTGGTATCGAAATGTGTGTTGTTTGGTATTGACTTGTTATCGCCTTTTAAAATCGTGAACAAAATTCTCTCGGCTGCTCTACCTTGGTGAGTGGGTATGATGTGCTTAAAATTTGTAATCTCTTTGACTATGCTCTCGAATTTATAATAGCTGCGGCTTCCGGCATATGCTTCATCGCCATCCATCAAACCTGCCCATTGCTTGGCACTCATAGCGGTTGTTCCGCTATCTGTCAGCAAATCTATAGTGATGTGTTCGGACCTGAGAAAAAACGGATTATTGAATGCATCTTTTAAAAATATTTCTCTATCTTCACGTTTTGTGATTGGAATCTCTTCAATTGTTTTGATTTTGAAGGGCTCTATTAAAGTTTTCATCTTGTTCCCTTATTTCGTTAATTCATAATATTATTCAAAAATAAGCAAAAATTCATAATGAAAGAATTTTCATTGAAAGATTGTTGACAAATTGGGGTTGAATCAAGCGTTCATCGAATTGAGTTCTTGGATGATTTTCACACCTGAACTTGTGCCAATTCTATCGGCTCCGGCATTGATTAATTCAATTGCGAATTGTGCCGTTTTGATGCCGCCTGAGGCTTTGATTTTTAATTCATCCTTAGAGTATTTCCTGAGCAATTCTATATCATGAAGAGTAGCGCCACCGTGAGAAAATCCGGTTGATGTTTTGATGTAATCGGCTCCGTTGTCGCTTACGATTTTGCACACATCAATTTTTTGTTGCTCGTTCAACAAACAAGTTTCAACGATGACTTTGACTTTTGCCAAAGTGTTGTGAGCTATATCAGCAACTGATGATATTTCAGTCGCAACAGTTCTATAATCGTGAGCCAACAATGCAGCAATATTGATTACCATATCAATTTCACCGGCACCATTTTTTAGAGCATGAACACATTCGTCCATCTTTGAAAATACAAATGAAGCCCCTAAAGGAAATCCGATTACTGTGCAGACTTTCTCCCTTTTGACCAAGATACTTCGGCTGTATCCTACGAAATAGGGTAAAACACAAACGCATGCAAAATTGAAATCCTGAACTTCTTTACATAGCTTTTCTACTTCCAGATAATTTGTATCCGGCTTTAGTATCGTATGTTCGATACGAGAAGCAACATCAACGACATTCAATTCCATTTGCAATTTCAAAAATATAATAATCAAAATATCATTACTTTCGTTTACAATTTCGTACAAAAAATCAAAATAAAAAAATTATTTATGAAAGATAAAGTTATAGAGATACTAAACAATATTGCAAAGTTGCTCGAAATCAAAGGCGAGATGTTTTTCAAATTCAATGCCTATGTTGCAGCAGCCGATAAATTAAAATCCTTAGATATAGATATAGAGAGCATGGCAAGGGAAAATAAATTGTCCGAAATTGACGGAATCGGTAAAGCACTCAATACAAAAATCAGCGAATTCGTGCTCACAGGCAAAATGAGCTATTATGAAAAGTTGACAGAGGAATACCCCGAATCTCTGCTTGAGTTACTCAAAATTGATGGTCTTGGAGCAAAAAAAATCAAGCAAATATATAGCGAACTTGGGATTATAGACA includes:
- a CDS encoding OsmC family protein, encoding MNVHLKLDHNMRLIATNALGQETPFDANPEIGGENSSPTPMQVLLQSMVACTTMDILSILRKRRKQIDELQVDVSSTRAESHPKVFTHVTMNFRLISPDAELADLNRALELSHKNYCSASAMFQRSGCTVEWTGVVEKKG
- a CDS encoding tryptophanase — its product is MKTLIEPFKIKTIEEIPITKREDREIFLKDAFNNPFFLRSEHITIDLLTDSGTTAMSAKQWAGLMDGDEAYAGSRSYYKFESIVKEITNFKHIIPTHQGRAAERILFTILKGDNKSIPNNTHFDTTRGNIEYNGIEALDFPVENGLIPELEAPFKGNMDVDRLKAYIQQRGKENIPVCMLTITNNSGGGQPVSMQNIREVSQLCRENGIPFYLDCCRFAENAYFIKTREAGYADKPIKEICNEMFSYADGATMSAKKDGLSNTGGFLATNDDALAEQAQSLLIITEGFITYGGMTRRDLEALAQGFVEVMDEHYLEYRIGQIKYLGNKLIESGVPILVPTGGHAVYLDAKRFTPHIAPEFFPAQAILCELYLVGGIRSVEIGSLMFGRSDQNGNHIGPPMELVRLAIPRRVYTQAHTDYVAEACEEVYKNRTKLKKMRLLYETKFLRHFTAKLEYID
- the deoC gene encoding deoxyribose-phosphate aldolase, whose product is MELNVVDVASRIEHTILKPDTNYLEVEKLCKEVQDFNFACVCVLPYFVGYSRSILVKREKVCTVIGFPLGASFVFSKMDECVHALKNGAGEIDMVINIAALLAHDYRTVATEISSVADIAHNTLAKVKVIVETCLLNEQQKIDVCKIVSDNGADYIKTSTGFSHGGATLHDIELLRKYSKDELKIKASGGIKTAQFAIELINAGADRIGTSSGVKIIQELNSMNA
- a CDS encoding helix-hairpin-helix domain-containing protein gives rise to the protein MKDKVIEILNNIAKLLEIKGEMFFKFNAYVAAADKLKSLDIDIESMARENKLSEIDGIGKALNTKISEFVLTGKMSYYEKLTEEYPESLLELLKIDGLGAKKIKQIYSELGIIDIDGLESSCINGDVAKLKGFSEVSQTKILESIQHIRSNPNYKVTNIHFRDIQ